From a region of the Burkholderia lata genome:
- a CDS encoding XRE family transcriptional regulator gives MTTTNNPHIGSDFDTFLEEDGNLEAATATAIKRVIAWQIGQEMKAQHITKTAMAARMKTSRAALNRLLDETDTSLTLATLASAAAALGKRLSFELVPA, from the coding sequence ATGACGACCACGAACAATCCGCATATCGGCAGCGATTTCGATACCTTCCTCGAGGAGGACGGCAATCTCGAAGCGGCCACCGCCACCGCGATCAAGCGGGTGATCGCCTGGCAGATCGGGCAGGAAATGAAGGCGCAGCACATCACGAAAACCGCGATGGCCGCACGGATGAAAACCAGCCGCGCCGCGCTCAACCGTCTGCTCGACGAAACCGACACGAGCCTCACGCTGGCGACGCTCGCGAGCGCGGCCGCCGCGCTCGGCAAACGGCTCAGCTTCGAGCTGGTGCCCGCCTGA
- a CDS encoding type II toxin-antitoxin system RelE/ParE family toxin: MTRQQIQVTLGVRFFQTARGNEPVREWLKALGQAERRAIGEEIKTVQLGWPLGMPLVRKMAQDLWEIRVMLPGRSARVLFTVVGDTMVLLHGFFKQSRATPSDDLDVTVARLKALMRAI; this comes from the coding sequence ATGACGAGACAGCAGATCCAGGTCACGCTCGGCGTGCGGTTCTTCCAGACGGCTCGTGGCAACGAGCCGGTGCGCGAATGGCTGAAGGCGCTCGGGCAAGCGGAGCGAAGGGCGATCGGCGAAGAGATCAAGACCGTTCAACTCGGCTGGCCGCTCGGCATGCCGCTGGTCCGGAAGATGGCGCAGGATCTGTGGGAGATCCGCGTGATGTTGCCGGGGCGGAGCGCCCGCGTGCTGTTTACGGTCGTCGGCGACACGATGGTCTTGCTGCACGGCTTCTTCAAGCAGTCGCGGGCCACGCCGTCGGACGATCTCGATGTCACCGTCGCGCGCCTGAAAGCGCTGATGCGCGCCATCTGA